One segment of Brassica napus cultivar Da-Ae chromosome C3, Da-Ae, whole genome shotgun sequence DNA contains the following:
- the LOC106431490 gene encoding cytochrome P450 705A22-like yields MPLVSTMINFEFQNSFILFLLSFFSLLCFLGFFFFKKRKVDLESPPSPPSLPIIGHLHLFLSPLIHKCFQRISSKYGPYLHLRIFHLPIVLVSSASMASEIFKVHDVNISSRGLPPIDESLFFGETGFFSAPHGDYWKFMKKLLITKLLGPHAIERLRAVRAEELERFYFRLLEKARKKECVEIRREAMIFTNNSTCKMIVGRTCSEEDGEGERVWGLITESISLTKKVLFTTLLRKPLEKLGISLFKEEIMGISGRYDKVLETFLAEHENVAEKQGMNLMDVLLEAKGDEKAEYKITRDQIKALFVELFLGGTDTSKQTIQWTMAEIINNPRTMERAREEIDSVVGKSRLIHETDLPKLPYLQAVVKEGLRLYPPIPVFGRRLQEGCVMGGFYVPEKTTLVVNGYAVMRDSDYWENPDDFKPERFLASSGSEQEDATKEKVLKYLPFGSGRRGCPGTNLAYIFLGTAIGMMIQCFDWKIEGDKVNMDETLSGMVLTMAYPLKCTPISRGLPISKGL; encoded by the exons ATGCCTCTTGTTTCAACAATGATCAACTTCGAGTTCCAAAACTCTTTCATTTTGTTCCTCTTATCCTTCTTCTCCCTCCTCTGTTTCCTTGGCTTCTTTTTCTTCAAGAAACGAAAGGTTGATTTGGAATCGCCTCCGAGCCCTCCTTCTCTGCCAATCATCGGCCATCTTCACCTTTTTCTATCTCCTCTAATCCACAAGTGCTTTCAGAGAATCTCATCCAAGTATGGACCTTACCTCCATCTCCGCATCTTCCACCTCCCCATTGTTCTCGTCTCATCAGCCTCAATGGCCAGCGAGATCTTTAAGGTCCATGACGTGAATATATCGTCCCGTGGCCTCCCTCCAATCGACGAGTCCCTCTTTTTCGGGGAAACTGGATTCTTCTCCGCTCCCCATGGAGATTActggaagttcatgaagaaaCTTCTCATCACAAAGCTACTTGGACCACACGCAATCGAGCGGTTACGAGCCGTGCGTGCAGAGGAGCTAGAGCGGTTTTACTTTCGTCTGCTCGAGAAAGCGAGGAAGAAGGAGTGCGTTGAGATCCGTAGAGAAGCGATGATATTCACTAACAACAGCACCTGCAAGATGATAGTTGGGAGGACGTGCTCGGAGGAGGATGGTGAAGGTGAGAGAGTCTGGGGACTGATTACAGAATCTATTTCCTTGACAAAGAAGGTTTTGTTTACAACCTTGCTGCGCAAGCCACTTGAAAAGCTTGGAATCTCATTGTTTAAAGAGGAGATAATGGGTATTTCCGGAAGATATGACAAGGTGCTGGAGACGTTTCTTGCGGAACACGAAAACGTAGCAGAGAAGCAAGGTATGAATTTGATGGACGTGTTGTTGGAAGCAAAAGGAGACGAAAAAGCAGAGTATAAGATCACCAGGGACCAGATCAAGGCTTTGTTCGTG GAGCTTTTCCTTGGAGGCACGGACACATCCAAGCAAACAATACAGTGGACAATGGCAGAAATCATTAACAACCCTAGAACTATGGAGAGAGCGAGAGAAGAAATCGATTCCGTCGTAGGGAAATCAAGGTTGATTCATGAAACAGACCTACCAAAACTGCCTTATTTGCAAGCGGTGGTCAAAGAAGGGCTAAGATTGTATCCGCCAATCCCTGTCTTCGGAAGGAGGCTCCAAGAAGGATGTGTGATGGGAGGGTTCTATGTTCCTGAGAAGACAACACTTGTAGTTAATGGTTATGCTGTGATGAGAGATTCGGATTACTGGGAAAATCCTGATGACTTCAAGCCAGAGAGATTTCTAGCTTCTTCAGGATCAGAACAAGAAGATGCCACAAAGGAGAAAGTACTCAAGTACCTTCCTTTTGGTAGCGGAAGGAGAGGATGTCCTGGAACAAATCTAGCTTATATCTTTCTAGGAACAGCGATTGGAATGATGATTCAGTGTTTCGATTGGAAAATAGAAGGAGACAAGGTTAACATGGACGAGACGCTTTCGGGAATGGTCTTGACAATGGCTTATCCCCTTAAGTGTACTCCTATTTCTCGAGGGTTACCTATAA
- the LOC106415557 gene encoding serine/threonine-protein phosphatase BSL1 isoform X2, whose amino-acid sequence MAAKPWLHPAPQYKTLETFWDDEDDAPGPRCAHTLTAVAATKTHGPRLILFGGATAIEGGNSSVPGIRLAGVTNTVHSYDVLTRKWTRLKPAGEPPSPRAAHAAAAVGTMVVFQGGIGPAGHSTDDLYVLDMTNDKYKWHRVVVQGEGPGPRYGHVMDLVSQRYLVTVTGNDGKRALSDAWALDTAQKPYVWQRLNPDGDRPSARMYASGSARSDGMFLLCGGRDTLGAPLGDAYGLLMHRNGQWEWTLAPGVAPSPRYQHAAVFVGARLHVSGGVLRGGRMIDAEATVAVLDTAAGVWLDRNGQVTSARGSKGQVDQDPSFELMRRCRHGAASVGIRIYVHGGLRGDVLLDDFLVAENSTFQSDISSPLSATQQSSTPRFSYAARPPSGSEPALSLSEGLRLDENSMEKLTEASAAEAEVASSVWRAAQLDSTSLDEEPSASDGSSPTVETTSDGPETEGDVRLHPRAVVVAKETVGSLGGMVRQLSLDQFQNESRRMVPMNNSDVPQPTKKFTRQKSPQGLHKKVISALLRPRNWKPPGNRKFFLDSYEVGELCYAAEQIFMHEQTVLQLKAPIKVFGDLHGQFGDLMRLFDEYGFPSTAGDITYIDYLFLGDYVDRGQHSLETITLLLALKIEYPENFHLIRGNHEAADINALFGFRLECIERMGESDGIWAWTRFNQLFNHLPLAALIENKIICMHGGIGRSISTVEQIEKIERPITMDAGSLVLMDLLWSDPTENDSIEGLRPNARGPGLVTFGPDRVTEFCKKNKLQPNIRAHECVMDELDRFAQGQLITLFSATNYCGEKYLLVSMFVFLDRLSR is encoded by the exons ATGGCAGCGAAACCGTGGCTACATCCAGCTCCTCAGTACAAAACCCTAGAAACCTTCTGGGACGACGAAGACGACGCTCCTGGTCCTCGATGCGCTCACACGCTTACCGCCGTTGCAGCTACCAAGACTCACGGCCCTCGTCTCATACTCTTCGGCGGCGCCACCGCTATCGAGGGCGGCAACTCCTCCGTACCTGGGATCA GGTTAGCTGGTGTGACCAACACGGTGCATTCTTATGATGTTCTCACTAGGAAGTGGACAAG GCTTAAACCGGCTGGTGAGCCTCCGTCTCCTAGGGCTGCTCACGCCGCAGCCGCTGTTGGCACCATGGTCGTTTTTCAG GGTGGCATTGGCCCGGCCGGGCATTCTACTGATGATCTTTACGTTCTTGACATGACTAATGATAAGTACAAGTGGCATAG GGTGGTGGTTCAAGGGGAAGGTCCAGGCCCTCGCTATGGTCATGTTATGGATTTAGTTTCTCAGAGGTATCTTGTTACAGTCACCGGAAATGATG GGAAACGAGCTCTCTCTGACGCTTGGGCATTGGATACAGCTCAGAAACCGTATGTATGGCAGAGACTGAACCCTGATGGGGACCGACCAAGTGCTAGAAT GTATGCTTCTGGCAGCGCTCGTTCTGACGGCATGTTCTTACTCTGCGGTGGAAGAGACACCTTGGGGGcg CCACTGGGAGATGCTTACGGTTTACTCATGCATAGAAATGGTCAGTGGGAATGGACTCTTGCTCCAGGAGTAGCTCCTTCTCCAAGATACCAACATGCGGCG GTATTTGTAGGTGCAAGATTGCATGTCAGCGGTGGTGTTCTAAGAGGAGGCCGCATGATAGATGCTGAAGCAACTGTTGCAG TGCTTGATACTGCTGCTGGTGTATGGTTGGATAGAAATGGGCAAGTGACTTCTGCTCGTGGCAGTAAAGGACAAGTCGATCAAGATCCTTCTTTTGAACTTATGCGTCGCTGTCGCCATGGTGCTGCATCAGTTGGCATCCGAATCTATGTACATGGTGGTCTTAGAGGAG ATGTGTTGCTTGACGATTTTCTAGTGGCTGAAAACTCAACATTCCAGTCAGACATCAGTTCTCCTTTGTCAGCAACCCAACAAAGCTCCACTCCCAGGTTTTCTTATGCCGCACGACCTCCTTCAGGCTCTGAACCAGCACTTTCCTTATCCGAAGGACTGAG ATTGGATGAAAATTCCATGGAGAAATTGACGGAGGCTTCTGCAGCGGAAGCAGAGGTGGCTAGTTCTGTTTGGCGAGCTGCGCAATTAGATTCTACTTCTCTAGATGAAGAACCCTCCGCATCTGATGGCAGCTCGCCAACAGTAGAAACCACTAGTGACGGTCCTGAAACTGAAGGAGATGTCCGGCTTCATCCAAGAGCT GTTGTGGTAGCAAAGGAGACGGTCGGAAGTCTGGGCGGCATGGTAAGACAGCTAAGCTTGGATCAGTTTCAGAATGAGAGCCGGCGGATGGTTCCCATGAATAATAGCGATGTGCCACAACCCACCAAGAAGTTCACGAGACAGAAGTCTCCTCAAGGCCTGCATAAAAAG GTCATTTCTGCTTTGTTGAGACCAAGAAACTGGAAACCTCCTGGCAACAGGAAGTTTTTCTTGGATTCGTACGAAGTTGGGGAACTCTGTTATGCTGCTGAACAAATATTTATGCATGAACAAACGGTTCTTCAGCTAAAAGCTCCTATCAAAGTCTTTGGTGATCTCCATGGGCAATTCGGAGATTTGATGCGGTTGTTTGATGAGTATGGGTTTCCCTCAACAGCTGGAGATATCAC GTacattgattatttatttttgggagATTATGTCGACCGTGGGCAACACAGCCTGGAGACTATAACTTTGCTGCTTGCATTGAAG ATAGAATATCCGGAGAATTTTCACTTGATTCGTGGAAATCACGAGGCTGCTGATATCAATGCCCTATTTGGCTTCCGTCTGGAGTGCATAGAAAGAATG GGAGAGAGTGATGGGATATGGGCATGGACAAGATTCAATCAACTCTTCAATCATCTTCCCCTCGCTGCACTCATcgagaataaaattatatgtatgCATGGTGGGATTGGGAGGTCAATCAGTACAGTGGAACAGATCGAAAAAATCGAAAGGCCCATAACAATGGATGCTGGATCCCTTGTTCTTATGGATTTATTATG GTCTGATCCTACAGAGAACGATAGTATAGAGGGTTTGAGACCAAACGCTAGAGGACCCGGTCTTGTCACGTTTGGG CCTGATAGAGTTACAGAGTTCTGTAAGAAGAATAAACTACAGCCAAATATTAGGGCTCATGAATGTGTAATGGATGAACTCGATAGATTTGCGCAAGGACAGTTGATAACGTTATTTTCCGCTACAAATTACTGCGGTGAAAAATATCTTCTTGTATCTATGTTTGTATTCTTGGATAGGCTTTCGAGGTAA
- the LOC106415557 gene encoding serine/threonine-protein phosphatase BSL1 isoform X1, with protein MAAKPWLHPAPQYKTLETFWDDEDDAPGPRCAHTLTAVAATKTHGPRLILFGGATAIEGGNSSVPGIRLAGVTNTVHSYDVLTRKWTRLKPAGEPPSPRAAHAAAAVGTMVVFQGGIGPAGHSTDDLYVLDMTNDKYKWHRVVVQGEGPGPRYGHVMDLVSQRYLVTVTGNDGKRALSDAWALDTAQKPYVWQRLNPDGDRPSARMYASGSARSDGMFLLCGGRDTLGAPLGDAYGLLMHRNGQWEWTLAPGVAPSPRYQHAAVFVGARLHVSGGVLRGGRMIDAEATVAVLDTAAGVWLDRNGQVTSARGSKGQVDQDPSFELMRRCRHGAASVGIRIYVHGGLRGDVLLDDFLVAENSTFQSDISSPLSATQQSSTPRFSYAARPPSGSEPALSLSEGLRLDENSMEKLTEASAAEAEVASSVWRAAQLDSTSLDEEPSASDGSSPTVETTSDGPETEGDVRLHPRAVVVAKETVGSLGGMVRQLSLDQFQNESRRMVPMNNSDVPQPTKKFTRQKSPQGLHKKVISALLRPRNWKPPGNRKFFLDSYEVGELCYAAEQIFMHEQTVLQLKAPIKVFGDLHGQFGDLMRLFDEYGFPSTAGDITYIDYLFLGDYVDRGQHSLETITLLLALKIEYPENFHLIRGNHEAADINALFGFRLECIERMGESDGIWAWTRFNQLFNHLPLAALIENKIICMHGGIGRSISTVEQIEKIERPITMDAGSLVLMDLLWSDPTENDSIEGLRPNARGPGLVTFGPDRVTEFCKKNKLQLIIRAHECVMDGFERFAQGQLITLFSATNYCGTANNAGAILVVGRGLVIVPKLIHPLPPPILSPENSPEHSGDDAWMQELNIQRPPTPTRGRPQPDFDRSSLAYI; from the exons ATGGCAGCGAAACCGTGGCTACATCCAGCTCCTCAGTACAAAACCCTAGAAACCTTCTGGGACGACGAAGACGACGCTCCTGGTCCTCGATGCGCTCACACGCTTACCGCCGTTGCAGCTACCAAGACTCACGGCCCTCGTCTCATACTCTTCGGCGGCGCCACCGCTATCGAGGGCGGCAACTCCTCCGTACCTGGGATCA GGTTAGCTGGTGTGACCAACACGGTGCATTCTTATGATGTTCTCACTAGGAAGTGGACAAG GCTTAAACCGGCTGGTGAGCCTCCGTCTCCTAGGGCTGCTCACGCCGCAGCCGCTGTTGGCACCATGGTCGTTTTTCAG GGTGGCATTGGCCCGGCCGGGCATTCTACTGATGATCTTTACGTTCTTGACATGACTAATGATAAGTACAAGTGGCATAG GGTGGTGGTTCAAGGGGAAGGTCCAGGCCCTCGCTATGGTCATGTTATGGATTTAGTTTCTCAGAGGTATCTTGTTACAGTCACCGGAAATGATG GGAAACGAGCTCTCTCTGACGCTTGGGCATTGGATACAGCTCAGAAACCGTATGTATGGCAGAGACTGAACCCTGATGGGGACCGACCAAGTGCTAGAAT GTATGCTTCTGGCAGCGCTCGTTCTGACGGCATGTTCTTACTCTGCGGTGGAAGAGACACCTTGGGGGcg CCACTGGGAGATGCTTACGGTTTACTCATGCATAGAAATGGTCAGTGGGAATGGACTCTTGCTCCAGGAGTAGCTCCTTCTCCAAGATACCAACATGCGGCG GTATTTGTAGGTGCAAGATTGCATGTCAGCGGTGGTGTTCTAAGAGGAGGCCGCATGATAGATGCTGAAGCAACTGTTGCAG TGCTTGATACTGCTGCTGGTGTATGGTTGGATAGAAATGGGCAAGTGACTTCTGCTCGTGGCAGTAAAGGACAAGTCGATCAAGATCCTTCTTTTGAACTTATGCGTCGCTGTCGCCATGGTGCTGCATCAGTTGGCATCCGAATCTATGTACATGGTGGTCTTAGAGGAG ATGTGTTGCTTGACGATTTTCTAGTGGCTGAAAACTCAACATTCCAGTCAGACATCAGTTCTCCTTTGTCAGCAACCCAACAAAGCTCCACTCCCAGGTTTTCTTATGCCGCACGACCTCCTTCAGGCTCTGAACCAGCACTTTCCTTATCCGAAGGACTGAG ATTGGATGAAAATTCCATGGAGAAATTGACGGAGGCTTCTGCAGCGGAAGCAGAGGTGGCTAGTTCTGTTTGGCGAGCTGCGCAATTAGATTCTACTTCTCTAGATGAAGAACCCTCCGCATCTGATGGCAGCTCGCCAACAGTAGAAACCACTAGTGACGGTCCTGAAACTGAAGGAGATGTCCGGCTTCATCCAAGAGCT GTTGTGGTAGCAAAGGAGACGGTCGGAAGTCTGGGCGGCATGGTAAGACAGCTAAGCTTGGATCAGTTTCAGAATGAGAGCCGGCGGATGGTTCCCATGAATAATAGCGATGTGCCACAACCCACCAAGAAGTTCACGAGACAGAAGTCTCCTCAAGGCCTGCATAAAAAG GTCATTTCTGCTTTGTTGAGACCAAGAAACTGGAAACCTCCTGGCAACAGGAAGTTTTTCTTGGATTCGTACGAAGTTGGGGAACTCTGTTATGCTGCTGAACAAATATTTATGCATGAACAAACGGTTCTTCAGCTAAAAGCTCCTATCAAAGTCTTTGGTGATCTCCATGGGCAATTCGGAGATTTGATGCGGTTGTTTGATGAGTATGGGTTTCCCTCAACAGCTGGAGATATCAC GTacattgattatttatttttgggagATTATGTCGACCGTGGGCAACACAGCCTGGAGACTATAACTTTGCTGCTTGCATTGAAG ATAGAATATCCGGAGAATTTTCACTTGATTCGTGGAAATCACGAGGCTGCTGATATCAATGCCCTATTTGGCTTCCGTCTGGAGTGCATAGAAAGAATG GGAGAGAGTGATGGGATATGGGCATGGACAAGATTCAATCAACTCTTCAATCATCTTCCCCTCGCTGCACTCATcgagaataaaattatatgtatgCATGGTGGGATTGGGAGGTCAATCAGTACAGTGGAACAGATCGAAAAAATCGAAAGGCCCATAACAATGGATGCTGGATCCCTTGTTCTTATGGATTTATTATG GTCTGATCCTACAGAGAACGATAGTATAGAGGGTTTGAGACCAAACGCTAGAGGACCCGGTCTTGTCACGTTTGGG CCTGATAGAGTTACAGAGTTCTGTAAGAAGAATAAATTACAGCTAATTATTAGGGCCCATGAATGTGTAATGGATGGATTCGAAAGATTTGCGCAAGGACAGTTGATTACGCTATTTTCGGCTACAAATTACTGCG GAACGGCGAACAATGCGGGAGCTATATTGGTTGTTGGGAGAGGATTGGTgattgttcctaagctgattcatccTCTTCCACCTCCTATCTTATCTCCAGAGAATTCTCCAGAACATTCTGGAGATGACGCTTGGATGCAG GAGCTGAATATCCAGAGACCACCTACTCCAACACGAGGGAGGCCACAGCCAGATTTTGACAGAAGCTCGCTTGCATACATCTAA
- the LOC106412398 gene encoding probable 2-oxoglutarate-dependent dioxygenase AOP1: MNLFLKNKKKHLIKNQEMDSVSLHLLSDSIQLPVIDFSDQCLTPGTSKWDKVKTDVRKALEDYGCFEAFFDKVSVELDKSVFEAMEELFDLPTQTKERNVSSKPYHGYLSQNIYESFGIDDANLAEKVNEFTQQLWPDHGNKRISETMHGISGKLAELDVMVRRMIMESFGIEKYIDEHLDSTNYLFRMMKYTPPPPHEEKKLGLPSHTDKNIMTILHQYQVEGLEIQNKDKKWFKVKPSHQYSFIVMVGDSMCAFLNGRLASTYHRVLVTAKKTRYSTALFSTPKTGVILDSPEELIDEEHPRVFKPFEFNDYRDFYNTEAGFAAQSTLHAFCAL, translated from the exons ATGAatctttttctaaaaaataaaaaaaaacatctaattAAGAATCAAGAAATGGATTCAGtctctcttcatcttctttccgATTCTATTCAACTTCCAGTTATCGATTTCTCCGACCAATGCCTAACACCAGGAACCTCAAAGTGGGACAAAGTGAAGACTGATGTCCGCAAAGCTTTAGAAGACTATGGCTGTTTCGAAGCTTTCTTTGACAAAGTGTCAGTGGAGCTTGATAAGTCTGTTTTCGAAGCCATGGAAGAGCTTTTTGATTTGCCCACTCAGACCAAAGAGAGAAACGTGTCTTCAAAACCCTATCATGGATACCTAAGCCAAAATATTTACGAGAGTTTCGGGATCGATGATGCTAATCTTGCGGAGAAAGTCAACGAGTTTACTCAACAGCTATGGCCTGACCATGGAAACAAGAGAATTAG TGAGACGATGCATGGGATTTCGGGGAAATTAGCGGAACTGGACGTGATGGTGAGGAGAATGATAATGGAGAGTTTTGggatagagaaatacattgacGAACATCTTGATTCTACAAATTACCTTTTTCGCATGATGAAGTATACACCACCTCCTCCTCATGAAGAGAAAAAGTTAGGTTTACCTTCTCATACAGATAAGAACATCATGACAATACTTCATCAGTATCAAGTTGAAGGTTTGGAAATTCAGAACAAAGACAAAAAATGGTTCAAAGTGAAACCATCTCATCAATATTCTTTCATCGTCATGGTTGGAGATTCTATGTGT GCATTTTTGAATGGTCGATTGGCATCTACATATCACCGAGTCCTAGTGACAGCAAAGAAGACAAGGTATTCGACTGCACTGTTCTCAACTCCAAAAACAGGAGTTATCCTAGATTCACCTGAAGAACTTATCGATGAAGAACATCCACGTGTGTTCAAACCCTTTGAATTCAATGATTACCGTGACTTCTATAACACGGAAGCTGGGTTTGCAGCGCAGTCTACTCTCCATGCTTTCTGTGCTCTCTGA